In one Fibrobacter sp. UWR3 genomic region, the following are encoded:
- a CDS encoding carbohydrate-binding protein: protein MASQAFAHPDSLVLTPPLGWNSWNVFHENINEKQIQEIADAMVNSGLKDAGYIYLNLDDNWMDTKRDAQGNLQNNPKTFPSGMKAIADYVHSKGLKFGLYGDRGKRTCHHYNSNWQSESGSNGHEEQDAKKLAEWGVDYWKYDNCDSDPRTQEKDYTAMSNALRNSGRDIVFSICMWEYKDWMPKIANLWRTTFDIGPEWISTSWYRGVYEIIDANNKYWQIAKPGHWNDPDMLEVGNRGLSYEEQRSQMTMWSIMAAPIMISSDVRNMSNETKELYLNKDMIAINQDSLGVQGHRISDQNGKQIWTKPLKNGDLAVALLNNNSSTQTVECNFADIGVEGEVEVRDAWKKKDLGPVSHVSIELPAHGSALLRLVLKPVPRKPFKGEALAIPGKIEMEDFDVNGVGQGNTTYNESDTENHGDSDYRPGTGVDLYKKATGIIVGYNQAGEWLEYTVKVAKTGTYTMSASVASANSTSGFKLSMDGKDITEEIAVPAATSGEENYDEYNTVEAEVSLTEGEHILRFTVTGDWMDIDWIKFSEPGSTEPGTDAIRQVMPAVRGDASAPRLVKKGNTLFVEKNGMRFDLTGHRLR from the coding sequence ATGGCCTCTCAGGCCTTTGCACATCCGGATAGCCTGGTGCTTACGCCCCCGTTGGGGTGGAACAGCTGGAACGTGTTCCACGAAAATATCAACGAAAAGCAGATTCAGGAAATTGCCGATGCCATGGTCAATTCCGGTTTGAAGGATGCCGGCTACATTTACCTGAACCTCGACGACAACTGGATGGACACCAAGCGCGATGCGCAAGGCAACCTCCAGAATAATCCGAAAACCTTCCCGAGCGGCATGAAGGCCATTGCCGATTACGTGCATTCGAAGGGCCTGAAGTTCGGTCTTTATGGCGACCGCGGCAAGCGTACCTGCCACCATTACAATAGCAACTGGCAGAGCGAAAGCGGTTCCAACGGTCACGAAGAACAGGATGCCAAGAAACTCGCCGAATGGGGCGTGGACTACTGGAAGTACGATAACTGCGATTCCGATCCGAGAACCCAGGAAAAAGATTACACTGCCATGTCCAACGCTCTCCGCAATTCCGGACGCGATATCGTGTTCAGCATTTGCATGTGGGAATACAAGGACTGGATGCCGAAAATCGCTAACCTCTGGCGTACTACTTTCGATATTGGCCCCGAATGGATTTCTACCTCCTGGTACCGCGGCGTCTATGAAATTATCGATGCCAACAACAAGTACTGGCAAATTGCAAAGCCCGGTCATTGGAACGACCCGGATATGCTCGAAGTGGGCAACAGGGGCCTCTCTTACGAGGAACAGCGCTCCCAGATGACGATGTGGTCCATCATGGCTGCTCCCATCATGATCAGTTCCGACGTGCGCAACATGAGCAACGAGACCAAGGAACTCTACCTGAACAAGGACATGATTGCCATCAACCAGGACTCCCTGGGCGTTCAGGGCCACCGTATCTCTGACCAGAACGGTAAGCAGATTTGGACCAAACCCTTGAAGAATGGCGACCTTGCCGTGGCGCTCCTCAACAACAATTCCTCTACCCAGACTGTCGAATGCAACTTTGCTGACATCGGCGTAGAAGGCGAAGTGGAAGTCCGCGATGCCTGGAAAAAGAAGGACTTGGGCCCGGTTTCGCACGTTTCTATCGAACTTCCGGCTCACGGCTCTGCACTCCTCCGCTTGGTTCTCAAGCCGGTTCCGCGCAAGCCGTTCAAGGGCGAGGCTCTCGCTATTCCAGGCAAGATCGAAATGGAAGACTTTGACGTGAACGGCGTGGGCCAGGGCAACACCACCTACAACGAAAGCGATACCGAAAACCATGGCGATAGCGATTACCGCCCGGGTACCGGTGTGGACCTTTACAAGAAGGCTACGGGAATCATCGTCGGCTACAACCAGGCCGGCGAATGGCTCGAATACACCGTGAAGGTTGCCAAGACGGGAACTTACACGATGAGTGCCTCCGTTGCCTCTGCCAACAGCACTTCTGGCTTCAAGCTCTCCATGGACGGCAAGGATATCACCGAAGAAATTGCGGTGCCTGCGGCAACCTCGGGTGAAGAAAACTACGACGAATACAATACGGTTGAAGCCGAAGTGAGCCTGACCGAGGGCGAACACATTCTCCGCTTCACGGTTACCGGCGACTGGATGGACATTGACTGGATAAAGTTCAGCGAACCGGGGAGCACCGAACCGGGTACGGATGCAATCCGCCAGGTAATGCCTGCCGTTCGTGGCGATGCCTCTGCGCCGCGCCTTGTCAAGAAGGGCAATACGCTCTTTGTCGAGAAGAACGGCATGCGTTTCGACCTGACCGGCCACCGCCTCCGCTAA
- a CDS encoding beta-L-arabinofuranosidase domain-containing protein yields MFGIKTKRLAAITFAAVCGLFSQGFSQDLLYPDMFALSDVQLLDGVLKERQDLNAETLLAYDVDRLLAPFYEEAGMRPKASKFPNWAGLDGHVLGHYLSALAMHYADNDDIMIKERLEYILNELKTIQDQNSKDANFVGYISGVPNGKQMWLKMKNGDAGAQNGYWVPWYNIHKLYAGLRDAYVYAGYEQAKTMFLKLCDWGITITNGLNDSKMQQMLGTEHGGMPEVYADAYYLTKNEKYLNAAKKWSHQWLLNPMSQGNDNLTNVHANTQVPKVVGFARIAELSGDQNYKKGSDFFWQTVVNKRSIAIGGNSISEHFPALNNHKKFVEEREGPESCNTYNMLKLTERLFNMKHDAHYADFYERALFNHILSTIHPKHGGYVYFTPARPRHYRVYSKVNAGMWCCVGSGMENPAKYNQFIYTKDKSSLYVNLFVASLLNWKDKGVKIKQETAFPKGESSKFTITGSGDFDMQIRHPYWVKEGEFKVIVNGDTVVKKSEPSSYVSAGKSWKSGDVIEVLYPMYTHTEDLPGVSDYVALMHGPIVLSAKTGTANLNGLVADDGRWSHIASGALESLDQAPMLASKKEDIPSKVEPVKGEPLHFKAPYLFAAKKDANLLLEPFYEVHDARYMMYWMVLTDPSVLERLKKEQEEALALDEKTVDKVAPGEQQPEVDHKMKIENSTSGTANGEFYRDAGKCSGGDGGLISYEFETNSEDSLSLMVRYWGNEGCTRIFDIDIDGEKLTTETISNRWNKNEFVNVTYPIPDNMVKGKKIVRISFTATSGMVGGIYSVRLLRNKPKPEVQDTVPTIAAPAKMPARPDLKARVMGNELQIASGAVLSQGLTARIYAMNGRLVKTEALPAGQSSFSIGIADMKNGMYILKIQRDGFSYASTIFRKGGF; encoded by the coding sequence ATGTTTGGTATTAAGACGAAGCGGCTCGCCGCCATTACCTTCGCTGCGGTGTGCGGATTGTTTTCACAGGGGTTCTCGCAGGATTTGCTTTACCCCGACATGTTCGCGCTGAGCGATGTGCAGCTCCTTGACGGGGTTCTGAAGGAACGTCAAGACCTAAATGCGGAAACGCTGCTAGCCTATGATGTAGACCGCCTGCTTGCGCCGTTCTACGAAGAGGCGGGAATGCGCCCGAAGGCATCCAAGTTCCCGAACTGGGCGGGCCTCGACGGCCACGTGCTGGGCCATTACCTGAGCGCCTTGGCTATGCACTATGCAGATAACGACGATATCATGATAAAGGAACGTCTGGAGTATATCCTGAACGAGCTCAAGACCATCCAGGACCAGAATTCCAAGGACGCGAACTTTGTGGGCTATATCAGCGGCGTGCCGAACGGGAAGCAGATGTGGCTCAAGATGAAGAACGGCGATGCCGGTGCGCAGAACGGCTATTGGGTCCCCTGGTACAACATCCACAAGCTTTACGCGGGCTTGCGTGATGCATACGTGTATGCGGGCTACGAACAGGCGAAGACGATGTTCCTCAAGCTCTGTGACTGGGGCATAACCATCACGAACGGCCTGAACGATTCCAAGATGCAGCAGATGCTCGGTACTGAACATGGCGGCATGCCCGAAGTCTATGCCGATGCGTATTACCTCACGAAAAACGAGAAGTACCTGAATGCGGCGAAGAAATGGTCTCACCAGTGGCTCTTGAACCCGATGTCGCAGGGCAATGACAACCTCACGAACGTGCACGCGAATACGCAGGTCCCGAAGGTGGTGGGTTTTGCCCGCATTGCGGAACTTTCCGGCGATCAGAACTACAAGAAGGGTTCCGATTTCTTCTGGCAGACTGTCGTGAACAAGAGGAGCATCGCGATTGGCGGCAACAGCATTTCGGAACATTTCCCGGCGCTCAATAACCACAAGAAGTTCGTGGAGGAACGCGAAGGACCGGAATCTTGCAACACCTACAACATGCTCAAGTTGACCGAGCGCCTGTTCAACATGAAACACGATGCGCATTACGCCGATTTTTACGAGCGGGCGCTTTTTAACCATATCCTTTCGACAATCCACCCGAAGCATGGCGGCTACGTGTACTTTACGCCCGCGCGCCCGCGCCATTACCGCGTGTATTCCAAGGTGAATGCGGGCATGTGGTGCTGCGTGGGTTCGGGCATGGAGAACCCCGCGAAGTACAACCAGTTTATCTACACGAAGGATAAATCTAGTTTGTATGTAAACCTGTTTGTGGCTTCGCTTTTGAACTGGAAGGATAAAGGCGTGAAAATTAAGCAGGAAACGGCCTTCCCGAAGGGCGAATCCTCCAAGTTCACGATTACGGGTAGCGGCGATTTCGATATGCAGATTCGCCACCCGTACTGGGTCAAGGAAGGCGAGTTCAAGGTTATCGTGAACGGCGATACCGTCGTGAAAAAGTCTGAGCCCTCTAGCTATGTGTCTGCGGGTAAGTCCTGGAAGTCCGGCGACGTGATTGAGGTCCTTTACCCGATGTACACGCATACCGAGGACTTGCCGGGCGTGAGCGACTACGTGGCGCTTATGCATGGCCCCATCGTGCTTTCCGCAAAGACGGGGACGGCGAACCTGAACGGCCTTGTTGCCGATGACGGACGCTGGAGCCATATCGCGTCGGGAGCGCTCGAATCCCTGGATCAGGCCCCCATGCTTGCGAGCAAGAAGGAAGATATCCCTTCGAAGGTGGAACCCGTGAAGGGGGAACCCCTGCACTTCAAGGCGCCCTACCTGTTTGCCGCCAAGAAGGATGCAAACCTGTTGCTGGAGCCGTTCTACGAGGTGCACGATGCCCGCTACATGATGTACTGGATGGTGCTTACTGACCCCTCCGTTCTGGAACGCCTGAAAAAGGAACAGGAAGAGGCTCTCGCGCTTGACGAGAAGACGGTTGACAAGGTGGCACCCGGCGAGCAGCAGCCCGAAGTGGACCACAAGATGAAAATCGAGAATTCCACGTCGGGAACGGCGAATGGGGAATTCTACCGCGACGCGGGTAAGTGCAGCGGTGGCGACGGCGGCCTCATCAGCTATGAATTCGAGACGAACAGCGAGGATTCCCTGAGCCTCATGGTGCGCTACTGGGGCAACGAGGGCTGCACCCGCATATTCGATATCGATATCGATGGCGAGAAACTCACGACCGAGACGATTTCGAATCGCTGGAACAAGAACGAGTTCGTGAACGTGACGTACCCGATTCCGGACAACATGGTGAAGGGCAAGAAGATTGTGCGCATCTCGTTTACGGCGACTTCCGGCATGGTGGGTGGCATCTACAGCGTGCGATTGCTCCGCAACAAGCCGAAGCCCGAAGTGCAGGATACCGTGCCGACGATTGCCGCACCCGCAAAAATGCCCGCACGCCCCGACTTGAAGGCGCGCGTGATGGGCAACGAACTGCAGATTGCCTCCGGAGCGGTGCTTTCGCAGGGCCTCACCGCGAGAATTTATGCGATGAACGGCCGTCTAGTAAAAACCGAGGCGCTACCGGCGGGGCAGTCCAGCTTTAGCATCGGAATTGCCGATATGAAAAATGGCATGTATATCCTGAAAATCCAGCGCGATGGTTTCAGCTATGCTTCAACAATTTTCAGGAAGGGCGGCTTTTGA
- a CDS encoding carbohydrate-binding protein, translating into MMFGYGFRRVACSVLAATALSAVSSFAVTSQFRGVNWADKRDNFVSDVLVLSGMSLSDNYQSASVVADRVIGQFQELFGTNSVRIPVNEPTVLKFWDTYTGVIDMGLSKGRIVMGYWGPAQPSGPKNMNDWWSMWAKIVEKYGDHPNAYFEIFNEPHMYSKTELRDLYAQWLSKFPNVPRDHILLDGSGLAWNVPDIADDPRFEGCLFAVHEYTFWNMSITTEQGWKNSFKGKVGKYADRTVCTEWGGAMSPGDKAGVHYDYMDYNSTPTNYFMAYIRGMSDQLREWEMGSFYWPGLRDGDWYSMTKRTGEGANIKLEIVNQSGVDRMKMAWADTVETTPLVREAYNGEPAAIPGIIEAENYDKGGNRFSFYDKDAANKGETYREDAVDVVTLEGATCGGEACKGYAVGYTEAGEWLEYSVKVAASGKYAIRANVATASETSKIQLFVDGEAIGDTVTFEKVDTTWNVYKEVDIGVANLTAGEHILKLAIAGSYVNVDWLKFCEGEACEAPTGIREIMPASVTKTSVPRLRKQGGQLFVERNGMRFDLTGHRIK; encoded by the coding sequence ATGATGTTTGGTTATGGTTTCAGGCGTGTAGCCTGTTCTGTTCTTGCTGCAACAGCACTTTCGGCAGTGAGTTCCTTCGCCGTCACGAGCCAGTTCCGCGGCGTAAACTGGGCGGACAAGCGTGACAATTTCGTGTCTGACGTGCTGGTGCTTTCAGGCATGAGCCTTTCGGATAATTACCAGTCTGCATCGGTTGTTGCTGACCGCGTTATCGGGCAGTTCCAGGAACTGTTCGGCACCAACAGCGTGCGAATTCCGGTGAACGAGCCGACGGTACTCAAGTTCTGGGATACCTACACGGGCGTTATCGACATGGGCCTTTCCAAGGGCCGTATCGTGATGGGCTACTGGGGCCCCGCACAGCCTTCGGGCCCGAAAAATATGAATGACTGGTGGAGCATGTGGGCAAAAATCGTCGAAAAATACGGCGACCACCCGAATGCCTATTTCGAGATTTTCAATGAGCCGCACATGTACAGCAAAACGGAACTGCGCGACCTTTACGCCCAGTGGCTGAGCAAGTTCCCGAATGTGCCGCGCGACCATATTCTGCTAGACGGTTCGGGCCTTGCATGGAATGTACCCGACATTGCCGATGACCCGCGCTTCGAGGGTTGCCTTTTCGCGGTGCACGAATACACCTTCTGGAACATGAGCATTACCACCGAGCAGGGCTGGAAAAACAGCTTCAAGGGCAAGGTGGGCAAGTATGCCGACCGCACCGTGTGTACGGAATGGGGCGGCGCCATGAGCCCTGGCGACAAGGCGGGCGTGCATTACGACTACATGGACTACAATTCTACTCCGACGAATTACTTTATGGCCTACATTCGCGGCATGTCCGACCAATTGCGCGAATGGGAAATGGGTAGTTTTTACTGGCCGGGGCTTCGCGATGGTGACTGGTACAGCATGACCAAGCGCACCGGCGAAGGTGCCAACATCAAGCTCGAAATCGTGAACCAGTCGGGCGTGGACCGCATGAAGATGGCCTGGGCCGATACGGTCGAGACAACCCCGCTCGTCCGTGAGGCGTATAACGGCGAACCTGCGGCGATTCCGGGTATAATCGAGGCGGAGAATTACGACAAGGGCGGAAACCGCTTCAGTTTCTACGACAAGGATGCTGCCAACAAGGGCGAGACCTACCGCGAAGATGCCGTAGATGTCGTTACCCTGGAGGGCGCAACCTGTGGCGGCGAGGCCTGCAAGGGCTATGCCGTCGGGTATACGGAAGCGGGCGAGTGGCTCGAATACAGCGTGAAGGTCGCGGCAAGCGGCAAGTATGCAATCCGTGCGAATGTGGCGACGGCTTCAGAGACCTCGAAAATCCAGCTGTTTGTCGATGGCGAGGCGATTGGCGATACGGTGACTTTCGAGAAGGTCGATACCACATGGAATGTGTACAAGGAAGTTGATATCGGTGTCGCGAACCTTACGGCGGGCGAACACATCCTGAAACTTGCCATTGCGGGTAGTTACGTGAACGTGGACTGGCTCAAGTTCTGCGAAGGCGAGGCCTGCGAGGCGCCTACGGGAATCCGTGAAATCATGCCCGCATCCGTTACCAAGACTTCGGTCCCGCGCCTCCGCAAGCAGGGTGGCCAGCTGTTTGTCGAAAGGAACGGCATGCGCTTCGACCTGACGGGCCACCGCATCAAGTAA
- a CDS encoding carbohydrate-binding protein, whose amino-acid sequence MGTKSLLSFCLVMSGMSLAATQATFYVAPSGSDAAAGTKDAPFKTITQAQKAVRAINGSMTGDIEVILREGTYALPATIAFDERDGGKDGHYVRYKAADGEKPLITGGMPITGWTIHDEANNIWKAEGVEGRFRQLYVNNRKAVRACFPNVIDAKEKGNGGFDHDFVRLTKVDSTGRAFDVSADYIKNIKNIEDVEIHLMIAWSENILRLEKAQVNGGTAKLIPKDPERTKLFHRAFPMLGTAFMSNPPKQQVFYLENSYDLIDAPGEWYLDEKNQTLYYKPREGESMATAHVVAPRLNTLFSVLGKDTKNKVGYMSFEGLTFAHSNFTRPSEEGFLDLQAANFNVDVLPDPSRGNWEKLNSNKYLLWRPDAAFRVENAHHFLVQGNVFSQIAATGLDFVSGTNDDMIQGNAFFEIGAAGIMLGKFYQDSTTEIHIAYNPSDKDEISTRDTVKNNLVTNVTNEHQGAVGIGAGYPRYVVIEHNEVSYTYYSGISIGFGWTKAQTAMTNNHVNWNEIHHIARLLCDSGPIYTLSNQGTGSEIQHNYIHDNGTSKWADYWNVPIYLDEGSSGFTVKENVFKNSPAGVGQNQAGQNNLQQSNNYYSDEVVNNAGIEKNFRYIRDIKEIPLADFSNTVTQEAFKAVATLPGTIQAEDYDVGGQSVSYSDKDFVNEGNTYREDGVDVVGFGCSDTLNTQDCKGFAIGYTQAGEWLEYSVNVTTASKYVFRANVATGLEGGSFRLFLDGKAVSDTIPVPQGEDWNTYATIDGETSELAKGEHILKIQFTGSYVNLDWIKFALTAEELTPVRQVSGMRLDLGERGYDVFGMNGKFVCRIEGVAAAGGIKAALSAKGVNPGMYVVRGLDSKKAIRVNLH is encoded by the coding sequence ATGGGAACGAAGTCGTTACTATCCTTCTGTTTGGTGATGTCGGGCATGTCTCTGGCCGCGACGCAGGCAACCTTCTATGTGGCCCCCTCGGGCAGTGATGCTGCCGCGGGTACAAAAGATGCTCCCTTCAAGACGATTACGCAGGCCCAGAAGGCCGTGCGCGCCATAAACGGCTCCATGACGGGCGACATCGAGGTAATTTTACGCGAAGGCACCTACGCGCTCCCCGCAACCATTGCATTTGACGAACGCGACGGTGGCAAGGACGGTCACTACGTGCGTTACAAGGCTGCCGATGGCGAAAAACCGCTCATTACGGGCGGTATGCCCATTACGGGCTGGACCATTCACGACGAGGCGAACAACATCTGGAAAGCCGAAGGCGTGGAAGGCCGATTCCGCCAGCTTTACGTGAACAACCGTAAGGCTGTTCGCGCATGCTTCCCCAATGTGATTGACGCAAAGGAAAAAGGCAACGGCGGTTTCGACCACGATTTTGTGCGACTCACGAAGGTGGACTCTACGGGCCGTGCCTTCGATGTCTCTGCCGACTACATCAAGAATATCAAGAACATCGAGGATGTCGAAATCCACTTGATGATTGCCTGGTCCGAAAACATTTTGCGCTTGGAAAAGGCCCAGGTAAACGGCGGCACCGCAAAGCTCATCCCCAAGGATCCTGAACGCACCAAGCTGTTCCACCGCGCTTTCCCCATGCTCGGCACCGCCTTCATGAGCAATCCGCCCAAGCAGCAGGTTTTCTATCTGGAAAATTCCTACGACCTGATTGACGCTCCGGGTGAATGGTACCTGGACGAAAAGAATCAAACGCTTTATTACAAGCCCCGTGAAGGCGAAAGCATGGCGACTGCCCACGTGGTTGCACCTCGCCTCAATACTTTGTTCAGCGTTTTGGGTAAAGACACCAAGAACAAAGTGGGCTACATGTCTTTCGAAGGCTTGACCTTCGCCCATTCCAACTTTACACGCCCTAGCGAAGAAGGCTTCTTGGATTTGCAGGCGGCAAACTTCAACGTAGACGTGCTTCCGGATCCAAGCCGCGGAAACTGGGAAAAGCTGAACAGCAACAAGTACTTGCTGTGGCGCCCCGATGCGGCCTTCCGCGTTGAAAATGCCCATCACTTTTTGGTGCAGGGCAACGTGTTCTCGCAGATTGCGGCTACGGGCCTCGACTTTGTCTCCGGCACCAACGACGACATGATTCAGGGCAACGCCTTCTTCGAAATCGGCGCTGCGGGCATTATGCTCGGCAAGTTCTATCAGGACTCCACGACCGAAATCCATATCGCCTACAACCCGAGCGACAAGGACGAAATCAGCACTCGCGATACGGTCAAGAACAACCTGGTCACCAACGTGACGAACGAGCATCAGGGTGCCGTAGGTATTGGCGCAGGTTACCCGCGCTATGTGGTGATTGAACACAACGAAGTCTCTTACACGTATTACTCCGGCATTTCCATCGGTTTTGGCTGGACAAAGGCTCAGACCGCCATGACCAACAACCATGTGAATTGGAACGAAATTCACCACATTGCCCGCCTGCTTTGTGACTCGGGCCCGATTTACACTTTGAGTAACCAGGGCACCGGTAGCGAAATCCAGCACAACTACATTCACGATAACGGAACTTCCAAGTGGGCCGATTACTGGAACGTGCCTATCTACCTGGACGAAGGCTCCAGCGGCTTTACCGTGAAAGAGAACGTGTTCAAGAATTCTCCCGCAGGTGTGGGTCAGAACCAGGCTGGTCAGAATAATCTCCAGCAGTCCAACAACTATTACAGCGACGAAGTCGTGAACAACGCTGGTATCGAGAAGAATTTCCGTTACATCCGCGACATCAAGGAAATTCCGCTCGCTGACTTCAGCAACACCGTGACGCAGGAAGCCTTCAAGGCCGTGGCGACCCTTCCAGGAACCATCCAAGCCGAAGACTACGATGTGGGCGGCCAGAGCGTTTCTTACAGCGACAAGGACTTCGTGAACGAGGGCAACACCTATCGCGAAGACGGCGTGGACGTGGTGGGCTTCGGCTGCTCCGACACGCTCAATACCCAAGACTGTAAGGGATTCGCCATCGGTTACACGCAGGCAGGCGAATGGCTCGAATACAGCGTGAATGTGACTACGGCGAGCAAGTACGTGTTCCGCGCGAACGTGGCGACCGGCCTTGAGGGTGGTAGCTTCCGCCTGTTCCTTGACGGCAAGGCGGTTTCGGATACGATTCCTGTGCCGCAGGGCGAAGACTGGAATACCTATGCCACAATTGACGGCGAAACTAGCGAACTTGCGAAGGGCGAACACATTCTGAAAATTCAGTTCACCGGCAGTTACGTGAATCTTGACTGGATAAAGTTTGCGCTCACTGCCGAGGAACTTACCCCCGTTCGTCAGGTTTCCGGAATGCGCCTAGACCTCGGCGAACGCGGCTACGACGTGTTCGGCATGAACGGCAAGTTTGTCTGTAGAATCGAAGGCGTAGCGGCCGCGGGTGGCATCAAGGCGGCCCTCTCTGCGAAGGGCGTGAACCCCGGCATGTACGTGGTCCGCGGGCTCGACAGCAAGAAGGCGATTCGCGTCAACTTGCATTGA
- a CDS encoding PHB depolymerase family esterase yields the protein MHFPKLLGIASGLALSSSLAFAWSIDGVVKSKVSGRLLSGVKINTFNFGGYETTSAEDGTFSLSGGTDALPGMKVANMAIHMEGGMLTIYNADANNLKVSVIDALGKVLAQSNPGHVQGIVTLNFGKLARGAKFIRINADSDKATYMVTSKGVKALKKEGDLLPMLQFALDGYANLAYQMQAEVETGVTIEMVRPSSSSSTEVKPAESSSSQQVEPPKSSSSNAGSDEPIVVDCSGKTAKVGDKQNMSVTVDGKQRTFIMHIPSAYKGDKPVPLVIDYHPIGGSGNGEFGSSPYKAKTDPEGVITLYPDGTSKPGGMGNGWNVGPCCSNDDDVKFSYAMIDMLKEIACIDPQRIYATGFSMGGGMSNHVACMMSDVFAAVAPAAMDLNKTNSAQCKMSRPISVINFRGTNDPVCKYQGGDSGFNDGLNFLGAEGTFKFWAEKNGCTGSPSKNSNGCDEYSNCQDGVKVVLCTKQGGGHDYGDASIGWPFLKQFTLPASFVK from the coding sequence ATGCATTTTCCCAAACTTTTGGGCATTGCCAGTGGATTGGCTTTGTCTAGTAGCCTGGCGTTCGCCTGGAGTATCGACGGGGTTGTAAAATCCAAGGTATCCGGCAGACTGCTCTCGGGCGTAAAAATCAACACCTTCAATTTCGGTGGCTACGAAACGACCTCCGCAGAAGATGGCACGTTCAGCCTCAGCGGTGGTACGGACGCATTGCCCGGCATGAAGGTCGCCAATATGGCCATCCACATGGAAGGTGGCATGCTCACCATCTACAATGCGGACGCCAACAACCTCAAGGTTTCCGTGATTGACGCCCTGGGCAAGGTCCTTGCACAGAGCAACCCCGGGCACGTCCAAGGTATCGTCACTCTCAACTTTGGCAAGCTCGCCCGCGGTGCAAAATTCATCCGCATCAATGCCGATAGCGACAAGGCTACCTACATGGTAACCAGCAAGGGCGTAAAGGCTCTCAAGAAAGAGGGCGACCTGTTGCCGATGCTCCAGTTCGCGTTGGACGGCTATGCAAACCTGGCTTACCAGATGCAGGCTGAAGTCGAAACCGGTGTGACCATCGAGATGGTAAGGCCCTCCAGCTCGAGCTCTACCGAAGTCAAGCCGGCAGAATCCTCCAGTTCTCAACAGGTTGAACCGCCGAAGTCTTCCAGCAGCAACGCTGGCAGCGACGAACCTATCGTAGTCGATTGCTCCGGCAAGACTGCAAAGGTCGGAGATAAGCAAAACATGTCCGTGACCGTCGATGGCAAGCAGCGCACCTTTATTATGCACATTCCGAGTGCCTACAAGGGCGACAAGCCCGTACCGCTCGTTATTGACTACCACCCGATTGGCGGTTCCGGCAATGGCGAATTCGGAAGTTCTCCGTACAAGGCCAAGACTGACCCCGAAGGCGTAATCACGCTTTACCCGGACGGCACCAGCAAACCGGGTGGAATGGGTAACGGCTGGAACGTCGGCCCCTGCTGCTCCAACGACGACGACGTCAAGTTCTCTTACGCAATGATCGACATGCTCAAAGAAATCGCCTGTATCGACCCGCAGCGCATCTACGCAACCGGTTTCTCGATGGGTGGCGGCATGAGTAACCACGTGGCTTGCATGATGTCCGACGTCTTTGCAGCAGTCGCTCCGGCAGCTATGGACTTGAACAAGACCAACAGTGCACAGTGCAAGATGTCTCGTCCTATCTCTGTCATCAACTTCCGCGGCACAAACGACCCGGTCTGCAAATATCAGGGCGGCGATAGCGGATTCAACGACGGCCTGAACTTCCTCGGCGCCGAAGGCACCTTCAAGTTCTGGGCAGAGAAGAATGGCTGCACGGGCTCCCCGAGCAAGAACTCCAACGGCTGTGACGAATACTCCAACTGCCAGGACGGCGTGAAGGTCGTGCTCTGCACCAAGCAGGGTGGTGGCCACGACTACGGTGACGCAAGCATCGGCTGGCCGTTCCTGAAGCAGTTCACTCTGCCGGCAAGCTTCGTGAAATAA